AAGAACACGTTGGCCATTCCATAAACACCAGGATCCCCTGAGCTTATAAGGGCTACGCTGTGACCCTGAAGGTGCTTTTTTATTGCAAGTTCAACCCTCTCTACTTCATCCCCCATCCCGCTCTTTATGACCTCCTTGCCCTCAAGGAGATCCTCTATCTGCCTTATGTATTTTACATAGCCTATCACAACGTCAGCGTCCTCTATAGCTCTGAGGGCCCTGAGCGTGATATCGTCACGTGTGGGTCCAATTCCAATTATCCTTATCATGCATTCACCTTTTGAGGGGTCTGGGGCTTTAAGGGTTTACAGGTCCCTAAAGCATTTTATAATCCTTTTCAGGCTCCAGTATATCCTTGTAACCGAAACGGCTAAGCTCGCCGATAACGCCGAACAAAGCTTTTCAGGCTCTAGTATATCCTTGTAACCGAAAGTATCCTTATGGTGTTTACATCCACCCATACACCGGAGGACCTTGTCTCAGCCCTTGCTGCTGCAGTCACCGTGAACTGTTCCGTTGCCCTGATGACTATCTGGCCCGTGCCCCCTGTCTGGTTCTCACGGTAACCGGTTGCCGTGATGTTTATCTCAATATTCTCAAGGCCCGTGTCATGGGTTGTTGTGGCATTAAGGGACCTTATATTTATGCCGTCAAGCTTTGTCTTCGCCTTCAGGGCGTCGGCAACATCGGCGTTGTTTATTATCTTAACCTCCTCAGGGCCTCCCGTGATTGTGGAGGTTAAATTTTTACCTGAATCCAGCAGAGAGGACACCGTGTCTATCTGCATTTCAATCAGCTTTTCTATGTCCGGCGGCTTGGATGTTACCAGGGTGTATGAACTTATAAGCCCGGCTTCAAAGAACGCCAGGAACATAATCAGGAACAGGAAGAATTTAATGATCCTTGGCAATGCATCACCTTTTTTTCTCTCTATATTAAAGGTCACTTTGATAAAAAATATATGAACCCAGTAAAATATTTTACTCTAATCCATTTAATGTTTAAGGGGAAAAATCCTGTAAAGAGTAGAATGGTTGAAATGAATGAAATAATAGCCAAATTTGCAAGGGAAGGAATACTCATAGAAGACGAGGCATATCTGCGGTTAAAGGAAATGGATGACCCCATGACCGCATCATCAGAGCTCATAGTCAGTATAAGGAAAGAGGGCGGTAAATTCACTATTCTCACATCAGAAGTCCTTGATGATTTCTTTGAAATAGAGAACCCCCATGAAATAAAGGCAGGCGGGCCTGTTAAGGATGATTTTAAGAGGGAATTCAACTTCAGGGTCATCCAGGATACCAGTAACAAGTCCTACACCAGCGGTGAAATCCAAGACATGGTATCATACTTCAGCAGCAGATTCACGAAGTTGAAAAACCTCCTCTCAAAAAGGCCTGAGCTCAGGTCACACGTTCCGATTGCTGACCTGAGAAGTGGAGGGGACGTTGTAAGTATCATTGGAATTGTAAATGATCTGCGCAGTACAAAGAACAATCATAAAATGATCGAGCTCGAAGATGACACCGGTGAGATCACCGTCATCGTACACAACGAGAACCATGAACTATTCGAGAAGTCTGAGAAACTTGTCAGGGATGAGGTCATAGGAGTGCATGGTGTTAAGAAGGGCCGTTTAGTTGTTGCATCAGACATATTCCACCCGGGGGTTCCAAGGATACAGGAGAAGGAGATGAAATTCTCAGCGGTCTTCATATCAGATGTCCATATAGGAAGCCAGACCTTCCTGGAGGACTCATTCAGACGCTTTGTAAGGTGGCTGAACGGTGATGAGGGCAGTGAGGAACAGAGGGAGGTGGCCGCCGATGTCAAGTACCTTGTGGTTGCAGGGGACATTGTGGACGGTATAGGCATCTACCCTGGACAGGAAAGGGAACTCCTGATAAAGGATATAACAGAGCAGTACGAGGAGGCTGCAAGGCTCTTTGGGGATATACAGAGGGATATAAAGATAATCATGATACCCGGTAACCACGATGCCTCAAGGATCGCTGAGCCCCAGCCAGCCATCCCAGAGGAGTATGCAAAGTCCCTCTACAGCTTAAAGAACGTTGAATTTCTGAGCAACCCTTCCCTTGTAAGCCTTGATGGTTTAAAGACCCTCATATACCATGGAAGGAGCTTCGATGACATGGCCATGAGCATAAACGGCCTCTCCCACGACAAGTCCCACCTTATAATGGAGGAACTCCTGGAGAAGAGGCATCTTGCACCAATATACGGTGAGAGGACTCCCCTTGCATCTGAGATAGAGGATCACCTTGTCATTGATGATGTACCGGATATACTGCACACTGGACATGTTCATATCAACGCCTACAAGAAGTACAGGGGTGTTCACCTGATAAATTCAGGGACATTCCAGGCCCAGACAGAGTTCCAGAAGATCTACAACATAGTCCCCACCTGTGGCCAGGTCCCGGTACTGCATCGCGGCGCCCTGAAGGTATTTGAATTCTAGGTGATGGTATGAACGTTATGAGGAAGGTTGTTGAGGTTTCAGGATACATCTACAGGACGGGGCTTGTATCAGGTATAGGTGGAAATGTAAGCGCAAGGCAGGGTGATGAGGTAATCATAACACCGACAATGGTCCCCCTGGGTGATGTGTCACTCAGGAACCTTGTTATCGTTGACCTTGACGGCAGGGTGCTGCGGGGTAAAGGACCCTCCTCTGAACTGGAACTCCACCTTGAAATCTACAGGAGACGACCGGATATTGGTGGCATAGTCCACACCCATTCACCATGTGCAAGGGCCTTCTCGATGGCTGGTGTGAGGATCATGAAGATGGAAGGCTTCAGGGACCTTGGAACCGGTCATATACCCATGGTCCCCTACCATCCTCCAGGGAGCACTGAACTGGCAGAGGCGTGTGCTGAGGGGATGCTGAAGGAGAAGGCTGTGGTCCTGGAAAACCATGGAACAGTGTGTGGAGGCAGCGACCTTGATGAAGCCCTCCTCCTTGCAGAGTTCGTTGAGGAATCGGCGAGGACACAGTTCATTGCATCAATGCTTGGAATGGAAAAATAGATTGAGGTGTGTCCACTTAATGATTCACAGGCAGAATAAATAGATTTAATGGATCAATCCCTGATGGATTCAAGTTCACTGAGTATCTCCCATACCAGTGTCCTTGCATGTATCGGTATGTTGGGGTCGTTGCTTATCTCATCAAGTATGGATATGACAGTACTCGCCCTTACGGTGCTGTCCTCATCCTCATTGTTTAGAATCTCCTTTGATTCTTCAGCGGCTCTCCTGATGTTCCTTGGAACACTGTTATCTTCCATTATATGTTTTAAAATTTCAGAAACGCGATTGAATGTTTCGTTACTCATTTTGAATCCTCCCTGTTATGGTCCTTAAAAAAAACCTGATAATGTTTATATCCAATATGGTTTATATAATCCGGGTTAAAAAGTTTTTGGTATCCGGGATACCGCAAGGGCAAGGGCGACTCCAGAGGACGCTGTCTTTCTTACTATGAGCCTTGAACCTGGCCCTGCACTTTTAAGCGCTGCTGATTCACACACGCTTCCAACACCAAACTTTGAGTTAACAAAGTCTGAAAATGACACGGTTTCCTGGTCTTTAAGTTCATCAAGGGGTATGAATTCAAGGGGAACCCCTAGTATGGATGCTGCCCTGATTATCCCCTCTTCATTCCTTTTCATCTCACCGGTTGCAATGGCGTCGATACGCTGGACCGGGATACCAGTCCTCTTCATTGTCCCATGGATGAACTCAAGTATCGTGTCTGACATAACACCCCTCCTTGTCCCTATGCCAAGGGAAACCTTTAAGGGTCTGAGTATCATTGTCTTACCATTGCACGTTGCTCTGATGTTTTCATCACCGCCCTTCCTGTAGGTGTAGGTCCCTGCTGCGTCCCCATCAATGAGGGGTTTAACATCCCTTGATGATAAAAGTTCAACGGTGTGCCCCCTGATGATTGATGAGTTGAAGTGCTTGAGAAGTCCAGGGTCACTTATCTGGTAGAAGTACCTTGCTGCAAGGGTGTCGATTCCAATGAGGCCGTTAACATCCGTTGATGTTGTTATAACTGGGTTTGCACCGATTAGCCCTGCAATTTTCAGGGCGAAATCGTTTGCTCCGCCTGCATGTCCTGATAGAAGGCTTATCACGTTTCTACCGGCCTCGTCAATGACGATTACTCCA
The sequence above is drawn from the Methanothermobacter wolfeii genome and encodes:
- a CDS encoding cobalt-precorrin 5A hydrolase is translated as MNVTIMTLTDRALKLAERIKEKLLEDPTVFSVRLIHRDMDLEDVFRESQMIIGIMATGIMVRKIAPLIRGKLHDPGVIVIDEAGRNVISLLSGHAGGANDFALKIAGLIGANPVITTSTDVNGLIGIDTLAARYFYQISDPGLLKHFNSSIIRGHTVELLSSRDVKPLIDGDAAGTYTYRKGGDENIRATCNGKTMILRPLKVSLGIGTRRGVMSDTILEFIHGTMKRTGIPVQRIDAIATGEMKRNEEGIIRAASILGVPLEFIPLDELKDQETVSFSDFVNSKFGVGSVCESAALKSAGPGSRLIVRKTASSGVALALAVSRIPKTF
- a CDS encoding UPF0147 family protein, producing MSNETFNRVSEILKHIMEDNSVPRNIRRAAEESKEILNNEDEDSTVRASTVISILDEISNDPNIPIHARTLVWEILSELESIRD
- a CDS encoding class II aldolase/adducin family protein, whose product is MNVMRKVVEVSGYIYRTGLVSGIGGNVSARQGDEVIITPTMVPLGDVSLRNLVIVDLDGRVLRGKGPSSELELHLEIYRRRPDIGGIVHTHSPCARAFSMAGVRIMKMEGFRDLGTGHIPMVPYHPPGSTELAEACAEGMLKEKAVVLENHGTVCGGSDLDEALLLAEFVEESARTQFIASMLGMEK
- a CDS encoding DNA-directed DNA polymerase II small subunit — translated: MNEIIAKFAREGILIEDEAYLRLKEMDDPMTASSELIVSIRKEGGKFTILTSEVLDDFFEIENPHEIKAGGPVKDDFKREFNFRVIQDTSNKSYTSGEIQDMVSYFSSRFTKLKNLLSKRPELRSHVPIADLRSGGDVVSIIGIVNDLRSTKNNHKMIELEDDTGEITVIVHNENHELFEKSEKLVRDEVIGVHGVKKGRLVVASDIFHPGVPRIQEKEMKFSAVFISDVHIGSQTFLEDSFRRFVRWLNGDEGSEEQREVAADVKYLVVAGDIVDGIGIYPGQERELLIKDITEQYEEAARLFGDIQRDIKIIMIPGNHDASRIAEPQPAIPEEYAKSLYSLKNVEFLSNPSLVSLDGLKTLIYHGRSFDDMAMSINGLSHDKSHLIMEELLEKRHLAPIYGERTPLASEIEDHLVIDDVPDILHTGHVHINAYKKYRGVHLINSGTFQAQTEFQKIYNIVPTCGQVPVLHRGALKVFEF